One Mycolicibacterium crocinum DNA window includes the following coding sequences:
- a CDS encoding response regulator transcription factor, with product MPTPNVTPAVLVVEDDHALSAMLAELLTDEGYHVDTAYDGQQGLHRGLTGRYDALIVDRGLPVMDGSDLIALLRSKGVATPALILTARGAVEDRVEGLDAGAQDYLVKPFEVAELLARVRALLRRIDNSATVVAAGGLRLDRVTRRVTGAAVDHGEVELSEREASLLATLMAAPKRVFSRAQLLDSVFEGVESGGAVDLYVHYLRRKLGKQVIRTVHGAGYRFGLE from the coding sequence GTGCCCACGCCCAACGTCACCCCCGCGGTTCTGGTCGTCGAGGATGACCACGCGCTGAGCGCGATGCTGGCCGAGTTGCTCACCGACGAGGGGTACCACGTCGATACCGCGTACGACGGGCAGCAGGGCCTGCACCGCGGCCTGACGGGTCGCTACGACGCCCTCATCGTGGATCGCGGGCTGCCGGTGATGGACGGCTCGGACCTGATCGCGCTACTGAGATCCAAGGGGGTCGCGACGCCCGCCCTGATCCTCACGGCGCGCGGCGCGGTGGAGGACCGCGTCGAAGGCCTCGATGCGGGTGCACAGGATTACCTGGTCAAGCCCTTCGAGGTCGCCGAATTACTGGCCCGGGTGCGGGCGCTGCTGCGGCGCATCGACAACTCCGCGACCGTCGTCGCGGCCGGCGGCTTGCGGCTGGACCGGGTGACCCGCCGGGTGACCGGTGCGGCAGTCGACCACGGTGAGGTGGAGTTGTCCGAGCGGGAAGCCTCGCTGCTCGCGACGTTGATGGCCGCACCCAAGCGGGTGTTCAGCCGGGCCCAGTTACTCGATTCGGTGTTCGAGGGCGTCGAGTCCGGCGGGGCGGTCGATCTTTACGTCCACTATCTGCGACGCAAACTCGGCAAGCAGGTGATCCGCACGGTGCACGGCGCCGGCTATCGGTTCGGGCTCGAATGA
- a CDS encoding sensor histidine kinase, whose amino-acid sequence MTPAGDLAVVRRAGRIAAIQASVALALVLLVVGGVMFTVYVRAQNRQIDAELQTLAMSADDANDPPPDMELALRDNNGAVSTSDGGQPGVALLSGGTGFGDIHSDGRHYRALVVDRPEGRVVAMMDLAPFHTGRNRLLMSVAFAELAGILASVAVVVLFTRRSVRPLAQALALQRGFVADASHELRAPLTVLHTRAQLLARRAGSADGEAIRAEADALVADTRALSDIVDDLLASATMTAGDTPRDRVDLASVAADVQHSLAPYAEALGVTLRFEMPDEPDSFDVIGSRAALRRAFTALVDNALGHEHSGGAVEMRLSRQGPMIRAEIADDGVGIDADTMATLFTRFARGAEHTTRAGRQSYGIGLALVREIAHAHGGEVSVESTPGVGSTFTLSLPAAQRD is encoded by the coding sequence ATGACCCCCGCTGGGGATCTCGCCGTGGTGCGGCGGGCGGGCCGGATCGCCGCGATCCAGGCTTCGGTCGCCCTTGCCCTGGTGCTGCTGGTGGTCGGCGGGGTGATGTTCACGGTGTATGTCCGTGCGCAGAATCGTCAGATCGACGCCGAATTGCAGACATTGGCCATGTCGGCCGACGACGCCAATGACCCGCCACCCGACATGGAACTTGCGTTGCGCGACAACAACGGTGCGGTGTCGACCAGTGACGGCGGGCAACCCGGTGTGGCGCTGCTGTCCGGAGGAACGGGATTCGGCGACATCCACAGCGACGGGCGCCACTACCGCGCATTGGTTGTGGATCGGCCCGAGGGTCGCGTGGTCGCGATGATGGATCTGGCCCCCTTCCACACGGGCCGCAACCGTCTGCTGATGTCGGTGGCGTTCGCCGAGTTGGCCGGCATCCTGGCATCGGTCGCGGTGGTTGTGTTGTTCACCCGCCGTTCGGTGCGTCCGCTGGCCCAGGCTCTGGCGCTGCAGCGGGGGTTTGTCGCCGACGCCTCGCACGAGTTGAGGGCTCCGCTGACCGTGCTGCACACCCGGGCCCAGCTGCTGGCACGGCGGGCCGGCAGTGCCGACGGCGAGGCGATTCGTGCGGAGGCCGACGCCCTTGTCGCCGATACCCGGGCGCTGAGCGATATCGTCGACGACCTGCTCGCGTCGGCGACGATGACGGCCGGTGACACGCCCCGCGACCGGGTCGATCTGGCGTCGGTGGCGGCCGATGTGCAGCACAGCCTGGCGCCGTATGCCGAAGCCCTCGGCGTGACTCTGCGCTTCGAAATGCCGGACGAGCCAGACTCATTCGATGTCATCGGGTCCCGCGCTGCGCTCCGTCGCGCATTCACCGCGCTGGTGGACAATGCCCTCGGTCACGAACATTCCGGTGGCGCGGTCGAGATGCGGCTGAGCAGGCAGGGTCCGATGATCCGGGCCGAGATCGCCGATGACGGCGTCGGAATCGACGCCGACACCATGGCGACTCTGTTCACCCGCTTCGCGCGAGGCGCCGAGCACACCACCCGGGCAGGCAGACAGTCCTACGGGATCGGGTTGGCCTTGGTGCGCGAGATCGCCCACGCCCACGGCGGAGAGGTGTCGGTCGAGTCGACACCCGGCGTGGGGTCGACCTTCACGCTGAGTCTGCCTGCCGCACAACGCGACTAG
- a CDS encoding FkbM family methyltransferase translates to MSLAEKVLRAALLVPVFAALSLVLRAHDRLGRALALPGHTGFGAVLTCRLPDLIATYIWVFQEWEPDLTRFIASRLGDGDVFVDVGANIGYYSLLAAGPVGVGGRVVAVEASPTMFSDLHHNVVVNEHGDRIREVNMAAAAKTGTLTVFTGPRHNAGMTTTLSSRGLHAESTVEAKPLEEILTFQEITSARLIKIDVEGAEPDVLAGMRNLIGTLRDDAEIVVELSPQWWPDRQLTPADVLRPFVEAGFNVYAMANSYAAWRYLWPNDVRDAIRVREPLTTRASRLDLVLSRHDGDRLPLDGRRSR, encoded by the coding sequence GTGTCCCTCGCCGAGAAGGTGTTACGGGCCGCGCTGCTCGTCCCCGTCTTCGCGGCGCTGTCTCTGGTGCTTCGGGCCCATGACCGGCTGGGCCGGGCCCTGGCGTTGCCGGGACACACCGGCTTCGGCGCGGTGCTGACGTGCCGCCTACCGGATCTCATTGCCACCTACATCTGGGTCTTCCAGGAGTGGGAACCGGACTTGACCCGTTTCATCGCAAGCAGACTCGGCGACGGCGACGTTTTCGTCGACGTCGGTGCGAACATCGGCTACTACTCGCTGCTCGCGGCCGGTCCGGTTGGAGTTGGTGGCCGGGTCGTGGCCGTCGAGGCGTCCCCGACGATGTTCAGCGATCTGCACCACAACGTTGTGGTCAATGAGCACGGGGATCGCATTCGAGAGGTGAACATGGCGGCCGCCGCAAAGACCGGAACGCTGACCGTCTTCACCGGTCCGCGGCACAACGCCGGTATGACGACCACGCTGTCGTCTCGTGGCCTGCATGCCGAGTCGACGGTCGAGGCCAAGCCGCTCGAGGAGATCCTGACGTTCCAGGAGATCACCTCGGCGCGGCTGATCAAGATCGACGTGGAGGGCGCCGAGCCCGATGTTCTGGCGGGAATGCGCAACCTCATCGGCACACTGCGCGACGATGCCGAGATCGTGGTGGAACTTTCACCCCAGTGGTGGCCGGACCGGCAGCTCACACCGGCCGACGTGCTCCGGCCGTTCGTCGAGGCCGGTTTCAATGTGTACGCCATGGCCAACAGTTACGCCGCGTGGCGCTACCTCTGGCCCAACGATGTACGCGACGCCATCCGAGTACGCGAGCCGCTCACCACGCGGGCATCACGACTCGACCTCGTCTTGTCGCGTCACGACGGCGATCGCCTCCCGCTCGACGGCCGCCGGAGTCGCTAG
- a CDS encoding FAD:protein FMN transferase, with translation MIAAEMRAAGRDLPTAESHWQRWTMDMQIIVTDADVLGIARRAVDSELDAIELAASRFNPDSEINVLAERGRPMEISELLAELLGAALLAAQQTDGDVDPTIGARLIELGYDRDIAGMTSAVRLASSITQSADWKMIGLAGRVASVPRGVVLDLGSTAKAVAADRCAARVHRVTGAGVLVNLGGDIATAGQAPTDGWQVLVCDGDDEPSAMVALESGWALATSSTLRRSWRRGQQAVHHIVDPKTGWSAEPVWRTVSVVARSCLAANTVSTAAVIRGWRALDWIRAQRLPARLVDRDRLVHTLGGWPADDANRRR, from the coding sequence ATGATCGCTGCCGAGATGCGGGCCGCCGGACGAGACCTGCCCACCGCGGAAAGCCATTGGCAGCGTTGGACGATGGACATGCAGATCATCGTCACCGACGCCGACGTGCTCGGGATCGCGCGGCGCGCCGTGGATTCCGAACTCGACGCCATCGAGCTGGCCGCGTCGCGGTTCAACCCCGATTCGGAGATCAATGTCCTCGCAGAGCGTGGCCGGCCCATGGAGATCAGTGAGTTGCTCGCCGAATTGCTGGGTGCGGCACTCCTCGCGGCGCAGCAGACCGATGGGGACGTGGACCCGACGATCGGCGCCAGGCTCATCGAGCTCGGGTATGACCGCGACATCGCCGGCATGACTTCCGCTGTGCGCCTGGCATCGTCGATAACGCAATCGGCCGATTGGAAGATGATCGGTCTCGCCGGGCGGGTGGCCAGCGTGCCCCGTGGGGTCGTCCTCGACCTCGGCTCGACGGCCAAGGCCGTCGCCGCCGACCGCTGCGCCGCACGGGTGCACCGCGTCACCGGTGCGGGTGTGTTGGTCAATCTCGGCGGCGATATCGCCACGGCCGGGCAGGCACCCACCGACGGCTGGCAGGTGCTCGTCTGCGACGGCGACGACGAACCGTCGGCCATGGTCGCGCTGGAGTCCGGGTGGGCGCTGGCCACCTCGAGCACCCTGCGCCGCAGCTGGCGGCGCGGCCAGCAGGCGGTGCACCACATCGTCGACCCGAAGACCGGCTGGTCAGCGGAGCCGGTGTGGCGCACGGTGAGCGTCGTGGCGCGGAGTTGTCTGGCGGCCAACACGGTGAGCACTGCTGCGGTGATCCGCGGATGGCGGGCCCTCGACTGGATACGGGCGCAGCGGCTTCCCGCCCGGCTGGTAGACCGTGACCGGCTGGTCCACACCCTTGGCGGATGGCCGGCCGACGATGCGAACAGGCGGCGATGA
- a CDS encoding ferredoxin produces MAGRRCEQAAMMATRTATTTLRLHIDWTRCDGRGLCSELLPELLGRDEWGYPRSRDNSREPSVPDRSVKYARRAVARCPRLALTLIEDA; encoded by the coding sequence ATGGCCGGCCGACGATGCGAACAGGCGGCGATGATGGCAACCCGGACGGCGACGACCACGCTGCGCTTGCACATCGACTGGACACGCTGCGACGGACGCGGATTGTGCAGCGAACTTCTGCCAGAGCTGTTGGGCCGTGACGAGTGGGGATACCCGAGGTCCCGTGACAACTCGCGGGAACCGTCGGTGCCGGACCGCTCGGTGAAGTATGCGCGACGCGCCGTCGCGCGCTGCCCACGGTTGGCGCTGACGCTGATCGAGGACGCCTGA
- a CDS encoding sensor histidine kinase: protein MRRRLLLAQSVVLAAAGVTTWVVASAVGPPLFREHLTMAGVTHGSNEQYHAEQAYQHATALSIAVAISVAAVTALIATIYLSRRLQQSIAEVSGAASAVAEGRYDIRVAPPRLGHEFDELATAFNQMAERLQAVESSRRQLFGDLAHEIRTPVSVLEAYLEAVEDGVRTLDQPTIAMLREQTGRLVRFSADVAALAQAEEAHATITPAWVDAAEIVRAVRDTAAARYAAKNVALNIQVDDGIRLCADRQRVAQVLGNLIDNALRHTPAGGHVTVTATRVADEVIFGVADDGEGIAAEHLPHVFDRFYRIDYARDRQRGGSGIGLAIAKALTEAHGGRIRVASRGAGHGCVFTVALPIVPTVATHDGRTVDM from the coding sequence ATGCGCCGGCGCCTCCTGCTGGCCCAGAGCGTGGTTCTTGCCGCCGCCGGGGTGACGACCTGGGTTGTCGCGTCCGCCGTCGGGCCCCCGTTGTTCCGCGAGCACCTCACGATGGCCGGCGTCACCCACGGCTCCAATGAGCAATACCACGCCGAGCAGGCCTATCAGCACGCCACCGCGCTGTCGATCGCGGTGGCCATCTCGGTGGCCGCAGTGACCGCGCTGATCGCCACCATCTACCTCAGCCGCCGCTTGCAGCAATCGATCGCCGAGGTGTCCGGTGCGGCGTCGGCCGTGGCCGAGGGGCGCTACGACATCCGGGTGGCCCCTCCCCGGCTGGGCCACGAGTTCGACGAACTGGCAACAGCTTTCAATCAGATGGCCGAGCGGCTGCAGGCGGTGGAATCGAGCCGGCGGCAGTTGTTCGGCGACCTGGCCCACGAGATCCGCACACCGGTGTCGGTGCTGGAGGCATACCTGGAAGCTGTCGAAGACGGCGTCCGGACGCTTGACCAGCCCACGATCGCGATGCTGCGCGAGCAGACCGGCCGGTTGGTTCGATTCTCGGCCGACGTCGCAGCCCTGGCCCAGGCCGAGGAGGCACACGCCACCATCACCCCGGCCTGGGTCGACGCCGCCGAGATCGTCAGAGCGGTCCGCGACACGGCGGCCGCCCGCTACGCCGCCAAAAACGTCGCCCTGAACATCCAGGTGGACGACGGAATTCGCCTGTGCGCGGATCGGCAACGGGTGGCGCAGGTGTTGGGGAACCTGATCGACAACGCATTGCGCCACACGCCCGCCGGCGGACACGTCACCGTGACCGCGACCCGGGTCGCGGACGAGGTGATTTTCGGCGTCGCCGACGACGGCGAGGGTATCGCCGCCGAGCATCTGCCGCATGTCTTCGACCGCTTCTATCGCATCGACTACGCCCGCGACCGTCAGCGAGGAGGCTCCGGCATCGGATTGGCGATCGCCAAGGCGCTCACCGAAGCCCACGGCGGGCGCATCAGAGTGGCCAGCCGTGGAGCGGGCCACGGCTGCGTCTTCACGGTGGCGCTGCCGATCGTGCCGACGGTCGCAACGCACGACGGCCGGACCGTCGACATGTGA
- a CDS encoding response regulator transcription factor, protein MDVRSQAAPDGADQGYRALVVDDEKPLADVVASYLEREHFEVTVCLSGVDALSVARQVDPDVVVLDLGLPGIDGLEVCRQLRTFSDAYVVMLTARDTEVDTIVGLSVGADDYVTKPFSPRELVARIRAMLRRPRSVSAPAAPLGEPHTESPPRVFGPLSIDVSSRQVLLDDTPISLTRTEFDILAALSSRPGVVWSRRQLIDAVWGEPWVGNDHLVDVHVGHVRRKLGDNPAEPKFVLTVRGVGYRMGTGQ, encoded by the coding sequence ATGGATGTCAGATCGCAGGCGGCTCCGGACGGCGCTGACCAGGGCTATCGCGCGTTGGTGGTCGACGACGAGAAGCCGCTGGCCGACGTTGTCGCCAGCTACCTGGAGCGCGAGCACTTCGAGGTGACGGTATGCCTGTCCGGTGTGGACGCGCTGAGCGTGGCCAGACAGGTCGACCCCGATGTGGTGGTGCTCGACCTCGGGCTGCCGGGCATCGACGGTCTCGAGGTGTGCCGGCAGCTGCGGACCTTCTCCGACGCCTACGTGGTGATGCTGACCGCCCGCGACACCGAGGTGGACACGATCGTCGGGCTGTCGGTGGGGGCCGACGACTACGTGACCAAACCGTTCAGCCCGCGGGAGTTGGTCGCCCGGATCCGGGCAATGCTGCGCAGGCCGCGCTCGGTGAGCGCTCCTGCCGCACCCCTGGGTGAACCACACACCGAGTCGCCGCCGCGGGTGTTCGGTCCGCTCTCCATCGATGTGTCGAGTCGCCAGGTGCTGCTCGACGACACACCGATCTCGTTGACACGCACGGAGTTCGACATCCTGGCCGCGTTGTCGTCGCGGCCAGGTGTGGTCTGGAGCCGCCGTCAGCTGATCGACGCGGTCTGGGGCGAACCGTGGGTGGGTAACGACCACCTCGTCGACGTCCACGTCGGGCACGTGCGGCGTAAGCTCGGCGACAATCCGGCCGAACCGAAGTTCGTGTTGACCGTGCGTGGCGTGGGCTACCGGATGGGAACCGGACAGTGA
- a CDS encoding SHOCT domain-containing protein: MMFWYDHGMSGWGYAGMAIGMVLFWVLLVAGIVALVRFSAGSSQPGPGTWYPAYPESPEQVLAARFARGEIDEADYQQRLAVLRAHAPR, translated from the coding sequence ATGATGTTCTGGTACGACCACGGCATGAGCGGTTGGGGGTATGCGGGCATGGCCATCGGCATGGTGTTGTTCTGGGTTCTGCTCGTCGCCGGAATTGTTGCGCTGGTGCGGTTCTCTGCGGGGTCGTCCCAGCCGGGCCCCGGCACGTGGTATCCCGCGTACCCCGAGTCGCCGGAACAGGTCCTGGCCGCCCGGTTCGCCCGCGGCGAGATCGACGAGGCCGACTATCAACAACGGCTTGCGGTGCTGCGCGCCCACGCACCTCGCTGA